Part of the Caldanaerobius fijiensis DSM 17918 genome is shown below.
AAGGGTGCAGCATTTGTAAGGACTAAAATAAAGAACGTAGTCACAGGTGCTGTCTTAGAGCGCACTTTTAACCCTACAGAAAAGGTAGAAGAAGCTCACATAGAAAGAAAAGATATGCAATATTTATACAATGACGGTAATTTTTATTATTTTATGGATACGGAAACGTATGAGCAACTTCCTCTGAGCAAAGATGTGGTGGAAGATGCTATGAAATTTTTAAAAGAAAATATGATCGCCACAGTCAAGTCCTATAAGGGTAAAGTTTTCTCAGTGGAACCTCCAACCTTTGTGGAGCTTCGGGTAATAGAAACAGAGCCCGGTTTTAAAGGTGATACTGCTACAGGAGGATCAAAGCCTGCGACAGTGGAAACCGGTGCGGTTATACAGGTCCCATTATTTATAAACGTAGGAGACGTGTTAAAAATCGATACAAGGACGGGAGAATATATAGAGCGGGTATAGTATTGTGTATATGTGTCGATAATATATCTGTGAAAAGGAGGGTTTAAGGTGAGTTATTTAAATGAGAAGGTTTCGTATTTGCGTGGTTTGGCAGAAGGCCTTGGCATGGAAGGCACTAAAGAACAAAAGATCATAAATGCTAT
Proteins encoded:
- the efp gene encoding elongation factor P — protein: MISAGDFKKGVTIELDGQIYTIVDFQHVKPGKGAAFVRTKIKNVVTGAVLERTFNPTEKVEEAHIERKDMQYLYNDGNFYYFMDTETYEQLPLSKDVVEDAMKFLKENMIATVKSYKGKVFSVEPPTFVELRVIETEPGFKGDTATGGSKPATVETGAVIQVPLFINVGDVLKIDTRTGEYIERV